Genomic DNA from Deinococcus sonorensis KR-87:
GAATGACGCTCAGCGCTTCGCCGCGTGCCGGGTCCGCCCAGGCATACAGGTGGCCGGCCCGCATCTCGAGGGCCTCCGGCGTCAGGCCGTGCAGCGGGGACGCCGGGTCGTGGACGGCGAGCAGCGCGAGGTCCTGGCGCACGGCGAGCGAGGCGGCCATCACCGCGTCGCCCACGCTGGCCGCCGTGCGCGACCCGCCGGAGTACGCGTTTTTGGGGTAGCGGGTGTCGCCCAGGAAGACCCGCACCTGCGCTGGCGCCACGCCGAGCCCGTCGGCGGCGATCTGGGTCAGGATCGAGTACGTGCCGGTGCCGATGTCCTGCGATCCCGCCTCGATCTCGGCCCGCCCGTCCGCGAACAGGCGCGCGCGGGCCGTGGCCGCCGAGGCGTACACCGGGTACGTGACGCTCGCCATCCCCCAACCGATCAGGGTGTCGCCGTCGCGCATCGATCCGGGCGTGGGGGTGCGCCGGGCCCAGCCGAACCGCTGGGCGGCCTGCGCGTAGCACTCGCGCAGCAGTTTGCTGCTGAACGGCAGGCCGCTCTCCGGTTCCGTCTCGGCGTAGTTGCGCAGCCGCACCTCGAGCGGATCGAGGCCCACGGCATACGCGAGTTCGTCCATGGCGCTCTCCAGCGCGAAGGACCCGCTGGCCTCGCCCGGCGCCCGCATCATGATGCCCTCGCCCGCGTGGGTGCGGGCGAGGCGCTGCGCGGTGCGCATGTGCGGCACGTCGTAGAGCATGCGGGTGATGTTGACCACCTGCTCGGGGAAGTCGTTGTGCATCCCCGCCTGGCTGTCGGCGTGCAGCAGGACCGACGTGACCCGCCCGTCCTGCGTCGCCCCCACCTGATAGCGCTGCTTCGTGGCGGGCCGGTAGCCGACCCCCGCAAACTCCTGCGCCCGGCTGCGCGCGAGCTTCACCGGACGCTGCACCACCCGGGCAGCCAGCGCCGCCAGTGGCAGGTGCGCCCAGGTGGCGGCTTTGCTGCCGAACCCCCCGCCGATGTACGGCGAGACCACCCGCACCGCCTCCGGGTCCAGGCCGAAGTGGTGCGCTAGGGTGTGCTGCGGCGCCAGAATCCACTGGCTCGGCTCGTACACCGTCAGCCGGGTGGTGCTCTCCCACACAGCGAGCGTGCCGTGCAGCTCCAGCGGGTTGTGCTGCTCCTGAGGCGTGGTGTAGGTGAGGTCCAGCTGCACCTCGGCAGCCCGGTACGCCTGCTCCGGCTCGCCGCGGGTGTAGTCGGCCTGCTCCACCGGCGCCCGCAGGTCCTCGCGGTCGCTGGTGAGGCTCTCGGCGAGGGTGCCGATGAAGGGCGCCGCTTCGTACTCCGGCTCGATGAGTGTGGCGGCGTGCTCGGCCTGTTCCAGCGTGTCGGCCACCACCACCGCCACGACCTGCCCGCGCTGCAGGATCTCGTCACTCTGCAGCGGCAGCAGCCCGCTGCCGGCCGGGCCTTTGGGGTACGGCGCCTCCACCGGCCTGAGCGTGACGCCGGGGGACTGGTGGGTCAGCACGGTGAGCACACCCGGCACCGCGAGCGCGGCGGTGGTGTCGATGCGCCGCACCCGGCCGTGCGGGATGGCCGACGTGACGAGCACCGCGTGCGCGAGGTTCGGGAGCGGATGTTCGGCGGCGTAGGTGGCGCGTCCGGTCACCTTGGCGGGACCGTCCACCCGGTTCATCGGCTGGCCGATGGCGCCGCCGGGCCGGTCCTGGGGCGGGGGGGTCATGCGCTCGCCCCGGTCACGCGCTCCAGGGCACGCACGATGACGCTGCTCGCCAGCTGGACCTTGTAGCGGTTCTGCGGCAGCGGCTGCGCGCCGGCCAGCGCGGCGAGGGCCGCGGCCTCGAAGTTCGCCCGGGTCGCCGGCTGGCCGCGCAGCTGCGCCTCGGCGGCGGTCGCGCGCCACGGCACCGTCCCCACCCCGCCCAGGGCGATCCGCACGTCACGGACCGTGCGGCCGTCCAGATCGGCCGCCACGGCCGCCGAGGCCAGCGCGAAGGCATACGACTCGCGCTCGCGGACCTTGAGGTAGGTGGCGTTCACCGCCCACGGCAAGGCCGGCAGGGTCAGCGCCACGATCAGTTCGCCGCGGCGCAGGTCGTGCTCCCGCTCCGGGTGGTCGCCCGGCTGCAGCAGGAAGTCGCGGAGCGGCACCTCCCGCTCCCCCTCCGGGCCGTGCAGCGTCACGCTGCAGTCGAGCGCCACCAGCGCCACCGCCGCGTCCGAGGCGTGCACGGCGACGCAGCAGGAGGAGGTGCCGAGGACCGCGTGCTTGCGGTGGTCGCCTTCCAGGGCGCCGCAGCCGCTGCCGAGCTCGCGCTTGTTGCAGTGCGGAAAGTCGAGGTTGCGGAAGTACGGGCAGCGGGTGCGCTGCATGATGTTCCCGGACATCGACGCCATGTTGCGCAGCTGCTGGGACGCGCCGGCGAGCAGCGCCTCGCTGAGCAGCGGGGCGCGTGCCCGCACCAGCGGGTGCTCCGCCACGCTGGTGTTGCTGGCGAGCGCCCCGATCCGCAGGCCGCCGCCGGCCGTCTCCTGGATGTCCCGCAACGGCAGGCGGGTGATGTCGGTGAGGCGGGCCGGGCGCTCCACGTCCAGCCGCATCAGGTCCAGCAGGTTGGTGCCGCCGGCGAGGAAGCGCCCGCCCGAAGCCACCGCCTCCGCTTCGCTGCCCGCCCGCAGGTACTCAAAGGGCCGCACGGGCCGGCTCCTCGACGAGGCTCTGCACGGCCCGCACGATCTGCGGGTACGCGGCGCAGCGGCACAGGTTGCCGCTCATGAAGTCTTTGAGGGCCGCCTCGTCCTGCGCGTGCCGGGACTGCAGGCACGCGACCGCCGACATGATCTGCCCTGGCGTGCAGTAGCCGCACTGGAACGCGTCGTGCTCGATGAAGGCCCGCTGCACCGGGTGCAGCGCTGCCCCGTCCGCCAGCCCCTCGATGGTCGTCACGGACCGGCCCTCCAGCGAGAGCGTGAGCGTCAGGCACGAGAGGTACGGCTCGCCGTCCACGTGAACGGTGCAGGCGCCGCACTGGCCGTGATTGCAGCCCTTCTTGCTTCCGGTCAGCCCGAGGCGCTCGCGCAGCACGTCCAGGAGGGTCGCCTGGGGCGGCACGTCCACCTGGCGTGCTTCACCGTTCACGTGCAGCGAGACGGGCAGGGTGTGGTCCTGCGCCGGGCGGGAATCGATCGGGTTCGTCATGCTCCTCCTGTCGTGCCCCACACCGCGAACACGCTGGATGCAGGGACGGCGGCGCGCGGGGCCTCCGGTGCAGCGGGCCAAGCCCGTTATATACCTGCCCCGCCCGAAGCGCGCCAGGGGCGTCTGCAGGCGGAGCGGGACATGAAGGAGAACCCAACGAACGAGGGCCCCGGGACCGGGCAAGCGGGGGGTCACGGCGAGCGGCCCGCCACACCACCGGCCGCCACGGCGGGTCATCCGCGGAACGGAGCGTGGGTGCCGTTGCACGGTCCCGCGCCAGGACCACCGGTACCCCACCGGGCGGACCGGCCCGGCGCCACCCCCAGCCGCGGCGCGCCTGAGCCACCCGTGCCTGCACCGCGCCGTGCTCCGGGCCGGTTGACTCTTCCCCAAGGGGAGGCCTCACACTTGAAGCGTGAGTGACCACGGCGAGACCGGCACCGCTGCACACCCGACCGGACGCGCGGAAGCGGATCGGTGGACCATCGGGGTGTTCGCCCGCGAGGTCCGGCTGTCCATCAAGGCCCTGCGCCTGTACGACGCCGCGGGACTGCTGGTGCCCCGCGTGCGGGATCCGCACAGTGGCTACCGCTTCTACCACCCGGATCAACGGGCCCGCGCCCAGCTGATTGCCCTGCTGCGACAACTCGACATGCCGCTGGGCCAGATCGCGGACGTGCTTGACCTGCCGGCTGGGCAGGCGGCCGCGCGGATCGGCCGTTACTGGCAGCAGGTGGAGCGTGAGCAGGCCGTCAAGCGGCAGTTGGCGCAGTACCTGCAACGCCATCTCGAGGGAACAGGAGACACCATGTTCGAAGTGCACGACCATGTCCGTCCAGCGCAGCAGGTCGCGGCGCTGAGCGCCAACGTCCCCATTGCCGGTCTGGAGGGCTTCCTGCGCGAAGCCCGGGTGCACCTGTTCGACGCGCTGCGTGGCGCCGGGGCCCACGCTGACCACGGCTGGTTCGTGGTCTTTCACGGGCAGGTGAACGAGGACAGTGACGGCCCGGTGGAGCTCTGCGTGCCGTTCGAGGGCCACCTTCAGCCGGCAGGCCAGCTGGTGGTGCGAACCGACGCCGCCGGCCGCGAACTGTACACCACCGTGACCCGACGGCAGTGGGCCTTTCCCGGCATCCTCGAAGCGTATGACGCGGTGGCGACCGCGATTCAGCGCCAGGGGCTCCAGATGGCGGGCGCGCCGCGGGAGGTGTACTGGACGGAACCCGACCGGGTGGACGAGGACGAGCGCGTCTGCACCATCGCGTGGCCCGTGCAGGGGTGAAGGTGAGCGCGAACCGCTGAGCGTGTTCAGTGATGGGGCACCTGACCGGCGCGGCCTGGCGGAGCACTGGGGGCCACGCTGAGCATGTGGAGCGCCAGCACGCGCTGCTGCACGATGCCCACCCCGCCCGTCTCCCCTCCTCCGGGCCGGCGCCCGACCCGGAAGCAGTGGCGCGCAGGCCAACCGGCTTGAACGACCCTCAGGGCCCTGGGCTACGTCGAACCGCGCGTCCAGGGCGGTGATCCGGTTGAGGCCCTCCAGCCCAGTGGGCGGGACCGTGCCTGTCAAACCGCACCGCTGCACCGCGGCGGGCGAATGGGGCCGTCCCGGTCCGGGTGGCGTTCCGGAACGAGTGGACCGCACCGGCCTGCCTCACCAGGCGCCTGGCGGATCGTGGCCGCGAATCGTCCAGACCGTGATCGCCGCCACTCCCGGTCGCCTCCGCGGCGGGTGCCGGCCACATCCAGCCCGACGAACGCCGGCGGCCTCACCCCCTCGTTGGGCACGGCGGCGGCTGTGCAGGAATCGGAGGTGGGCGTGGGCAGGGCTCAGGTGGTCGCCTCGCCCGGGGGTCTTCAAGGCGCCTCGTCCCCCTTGGGGGTGCCGGGGACGTGGTCGAGCGGGGTGTCCAGGATAGTGGTGAGCAGCCGGGCGAGCAGGTCGAGGTCGTTCGGGTGCAGCTGGGCGAGGGACCGGCGGGTGGTGTCGCGCACCCGGCGCTCGCCCGCGACGCGCACGGCTTCGCCACGGGCAGTGATGGTGTGGCGCACGGCTCGGCCCGGCCCGTTGACGCGCTCGATCAAGCCGCGTTCCGTCATGCGGGTGGCCAGGGTGCCGAACGCCTGGTCCGTCTGGAAGGTCAGCTGGGCGAGGTCGTGCAGCGACGCGTCCGGGTGGCGGTGCAGGTGGCGCAGCGTATCCCACTGCACCAGCGAGACGCCCAGATCGGCGAGCGCGGCAGTGAAGGCCCGGTGATGGCGGTGCTGCACCCGCTTGATGGCGCGGGCCACGTCCTCTTCGGTCGCCATGCCCTCACTCTACCTCAGCTTGCTTTTCTCAACAACCTGATCTAAGGTTGTTGATATTGCAGACCGGGTCACTTACCCCGCGCCCTGCAGGAGGCTCCATGACGTCCACCGAATCGCGCACCCTGCGTCTCGACCTCCCCGACCTCGGCCCGGTGCCGCTGCAGTTCGACGCGCGCGGTGAGGGCCGTCCGTTCCTGCTGCTCCACGGCGGCGCGGGCCCCGCGTCCGTCGCCCGCTTCGCCGAGCAGCTGGCCACAGCGCGTGCCGCGCGCGTGTATACCCCCACCCACCCGGGCTTCCAGGGCATCGAACGTCCCGCGGAGCTCACCACCCCACGCCAGCTCGCGGCCGTGTACGAGGCGCTGCTCGTGGCCCTCGACCTGACAGACGTCACGGTCGTCGGCAACTCCATCGGCGGGTGGATCGCCGCGGAGCTCGCGCTGCGCCACCCCGCCCGCGTGTCAAGCATCGTGCTGGTCAATGCCGTCGGTGTGGACCTGCCGGAGCACCCGGTCGCGGACTTCTTCACGCTGACGTTCGACCAGATCGCCGAGTACAGTTACGCCGAGCCGGACCGGTACCGCCTGAACCCGGCGCAGCTGAGCCCGGAGGCGCAGCGCGTCATGGCACTGAACCGCGCCGCGCTGGCTGTGTACGGGGGCGAGCCGTCCATGGTGGACCCGGGGCTGCCCGCCCGGCTGCCCGGCATCACGCTCCCCACTCTGGTCGTGTGGGGCGAAGCGGACCGCATCACCGACCCGCAGAACGGCCGCGCCTACGCCGACGCCATCCCCGGCGCGCAGTTCGTCTTGATGGAAGGCACCGGGCACCTGCCACAGATCGAGTCTCCGGAGCGCCTGCTTGAACTGCTGTGGGCGTTTGCGGCTGACCACCCGGCTGC
This window encodes:
- a CDS encoding (2Fe-2S)-binding protein, with protein sequence MTNPIDSRPAQDHTLPVSLHVNGEARQVDVPPQATLLDVLRERLGLTGSKKGCNHGQCGACTVHVDGEPYLSCLTLTLSLEGRSVTTIEGLADGAALHPVQRAFIEHDAFQCGYCTPGQIMSAVACLQSRHAQDEAALKDFMSGNLCRCAAYPQIVRAVQSLVEEPARAAL
- a CDS encoding MerR family transcriptional regulator, producing MSDHGETGTAAHPTGRAEADRWTIGVFAREVRLSIKALRLYDAAGLLVPRVRDPHSGYRFYHPDQRARAQLIALLRQLDMPLGQIADVLDLPAGQAAARIGRYWQQVEREQAVKRQLAQYLQRHLEGTGDTMFEVHDHVRPAQQVAALSANVPIAGLEGFLREARVHLFDALRGAGAHADHGWFVVFHGQVNEDSDGPVELCVPFEGHLQPAGQLVVRTDAAGRELYTTVTRRQWAFPGILEAYDAVATAIQRQGLQMAGAPREVYWTEPDRVDEDERVCTIAWPVQG
- a CDS encoding alpha/beta fold hydrolase — protein: MTSTESRTLRLDLPDLGPVPLQFDARGEGRPFLLLHGGAGPASVARFAEQLATARAARVYTPTHPGFQGIERPAELTTPRQLAAVYEALLVALDLTDVTVVGNSIGGWIAAELALRHPARVSSIVLVNAVGVDLPEHPVADFFTLTFDQIAEYSYAEPDRYRLNPAQLSPEAQRVMALNRAALAVYGGEPSMVDPGLPARLPGITLPTLVVWGEADRITDPQNGRAYADAIPGAQFVLMEGTGHLPQIESPERLLELLWAFAADHPAARP
- a CDS encoding FAD binding domain-containing protein, whose product is MRPFEYLRAGSEAEAVASGGRFLAGGTNLLDLMRLDVERPARLTDITRLPLRDIQETAGGGLRIGALASNTSVAEHPLVRARAPLLSEALLAGASQQLRNMASMSGNIMQRTRCPYFRNLDFPHCNKRELGSGCGALEGDHRKHAVLGTSSCCVAVHASDAAVALVALDCSVTLHGPEGEREVPLRDFLLQPGDHPEREHDLRRGELIVALTLPALPWAVNATYLKVRERESYAFALASAAVAADLDGRTVRDVRIALGGVGTVPWRATAAEAQLRGQPATRANFEAAALAALAGAQPLPQNRYKVQLASSVIVRALERVTGASA
- a CDS encoding MarR family winged helix-turn-helix transcriptional regulator, coding for MATEEDVARAIKRVQHRHHRAFTAALADLGVSLVQWDTLRHLHRHPDASLHDLAQLTFQTDQAFGTLATRMTERGLIERVNGPGRAVRHTITARGEAVRVAGERRVRDTTRRSLAQLHPNDLDLLARLLTTILDTPLDHVPGTPKGDEAP
- a CDS encoding xanthine dehydrogenase family protein molybdopterin-binding subunit, which encodes MTPPPQDRPGGAIGQPMNRVDGPAKVTGRATYAAEHPLPNLAHAVLVTSAIPHGRVRRIDTTAALAVPGVLTVLTHQSPGVTLRPVEAPYPKGPAGSGLLPLQSDEILQRGQVVAVVVADTLEQAEHAATLIEPEYEAAPFIGTLAESLTSDREDLRAPVEQADYTRGEPEQAYRAAEVQLDLTYTTPQEQHNPLELHGTLAVWESTTRLTVYEPSQWILAPQHTLAHHFGLDPEAVRVVSPYIGGGFGSKAATWAHLPLAALAARVVQRPVKLARSRAQEFAGVGYRPATKQRYQVGATQDGRVTSVLLHADSQAGMHNDFPEQVVNITRMLYDVPHMRTAQRLARTHAGEGIMMRAPGEASGSFALESAMDELAYAVGLDPLEVRLRNYAETEPESGLPFSSKLLRECYAQAAQRFGWARRTPTPGSMRDGDTLIGWGMASVTYPVYASAATARARLFADGRAEIEAGSQDIGTGTYSILTQIAADGLGVAPAQVRVFLGDTRYPKNAYSGGSRTAASVGDAVMAASLAVRQDLALLAVHDPASPLHGLTPEALEMRAGHLYAWADPARGEALSVILERAGRDHLEAYREVLPVGGERKNLQEMMSAKNASVPADAGGYARHSFGAIFVEVRVDPDFMTPRVSRMVGVYDVGRVLNHKTARSQLIGGMIWGVSMALHEQTDVDPTTGLVLNDNLAEYHVPVNADIGEVDVTLLDVPDPHASHLGVRGAGELGTVSTAAAVANAVYHATGKRIRDLPVSIDKLLSPEDR